The nucleotide sequence GCGCAGGATGCGGCGAAACTCCATATGCTCGCCTTGTAACTCAGTTATTCGGTAGCAGAATGATGATTGCAAACGCAACCGGATGTTCTTCCATCTGGGGCGGATCTTCACCGTCTACCCCATACACAGTAAATAAAAAAGGTTATGGACCTGCATGGGCTAACTCCCTGTTCGAAGATAACGCAGAATTTGGGTATGGCATGTACCTTGCAACAAATCATCGCCGTGCAAAACTGATTGAAGCTATGGAGAAACTTGCAACAGGCGTTGCGGGCAATGAAGTTAAGGCAGCCGCTGATAAATGGCTTGCCGTAAAAGATGATAAGAAGCTTTCTCTTGCCGCTTCCGAAGAGGTCGAGGCTGTTCTGAAAGCTGCAAAAGCAAGCGGAGAGGGCAAGGAAGCTTTAGAGTATGCTGTAAAGAATGCAGATATGCTTGCTAAAAAGAGCATCTGGATATTCGGCGGCGACGGCTGGGCTTATGATATTGGGTTTGGCGGTCTTGATCACGTGATTGCATCCGGAGAAGATATAAATGTTCTCGTCTTTGATACAGAACTCTATTCGAATACAGGCGGTCAGTCATCAAAAGCTACACCTACTGGATCAGTTGCACAATTTGCCGCTGCTGGTAAAGTAGTTAAGAAAAAAGACCTTGCTGCAATAGCTATGTCTTACGGCTACGTTTATACAGCACAGGTTGCTATGGGTGCAGACTTTAACCAGACCATAAAAGCTTTAAGCGAGGCTGAGAGTTATAATGGTCCTTCCCTAGTAATTGGATATGCTCCTTGTATCAACCATGGTATCAGAGCAGGAATGGGCAAATCTCAGCTTGAAATAAAAGCTGCTGTTGCCGCTGGCTATTGGCATAACTTCCGCTTTGATCCGCGTCTTAAAGAAGAAGGAAAGAATCCATTCCAGCTTGATTCCAAAGCGCCGGTTAATTCATATAAAGACTTTATCTCCGGCGAAGTTCGCTATTCATCTTTGAATCTCTCATTCCCTGAGAGAGCTCAAAAGCTGTTTAATAATGCTGAAGAAACAGCAAAAGAAAAATATGAACACCTGGTTTCACTTACAAAAACAGCTGAATAAAAACAAAGTTTTAAAGCCGCAGGTTCGCCTGCGGCTTTTTTTTTGCCCCAAATTTAAAAAATATATAAAAAAGTATTGCAAGTTACGTAACGTAATGTAGTAGTATGTATATGGATTGATTTTGATATAACCGAGGTGAGTAAATATGGAGGAAGATGAAGAGGTATTTTCAATTGGCGAACTTGCTCAGACAGTAGGAATTTCTGTTAGAACACTTCAATACTATGACAGGATAAATTTGCTCAGTTCAAAGTATACGGAAGGCGGCAGAAGGATTTATACACGTAAAGATATTTTTAATCTTCAGCAAATACTTTTCTTTAAATCCTTAGGTTTTTCATTAAACGAAATAAAGGAAAACGTATTAAAGCAGGATAGCTTGGTTGATTTAATCAATGTTTTTACATCACAACGTAATATCCTAAGTAAGCAAATCGAAAATTTGGGAAAGATTGCTGAAACTTTAGATATTGTAATCGCAGAAGCGAAAACCGGCAAAGAAATAACAGTCGAAAAATTAATGACAATACTTATACTTATGAAGGAAGGCAACCCGTACTCTTTTATTATCAGGTATTTCAACGAAGAACAGATGGCAGGTATTTCAAAGAGATTTGACTCACAGGATAAGTATTATGCTTTTATGCAAAATGCAAAAGAGGTTTTCACTAAGCTTGAAATACTAAATAGTTTAGATGCTGATCCAGCGGGCGCAGAAGGGCAAAAACTCGCAAAGCAATGGTGGGATATGGTTAATGAATTTGCAGCCGGAAATTCAGATATGTTATCTACCTTGATTATGAGTGGTAAGGACATAGATAATTGGCCAATAGAGGCGAAAAAGCTTAAAGAGCCGATCAAAAACTTCTTAACAAAAGCATTTTCGATTTATCTTGAAAATAATAATATTCATATTTCTGATATAGGGGTGAAAAATCATGAATGATATTGCAGTTTCAATAAAAGGCTTAGTCAAAAGATACGGTGATTTTACTGCAGTAAATGGTATTGATCTTGAGGTAAAGCGAGGTGAGGTCTTTGGGCTTTTAGGGGCAAACGGAGCTGGGAAAACCACTACTTTCGAATGCTTGGAAGGTTTAAGAAAAGTAAACAAAGGCAAGATTTCCATAGCCGGCTGTGACCCTCAGCAAGATGAATATAAATTACATAAAAAGCTTGGAGTACAACTTCAATCTTCCAGTTTGCCGGGGTGTATCAAGGTCAAAGAAGCCATTGAACTAGTTTGCTCATGGCAGGGAGCGACAAAAAACAGTAGTATTATAGATAAATTTGGTATCAGGGATCTTTTGAACAAACAGTATCATCAATTATCAATTGGCCAAAAGAGACGTGTTCATCTTGCTCTTGCACTTTTAAATAATCCAGAAGTATTGGTTTTGGATGAGCCAACAGCAGGACTTGATGTGCAAAGCAGAGCTCAGCTGCATGATGAAATCCGCACTATTAAATCAGAAGGTATAACAGTGCTTCTTGCAACGCATGACATGGCAGAAGCTGAGAGCCTTTGCGACCGTATTGCGATATTAGTTCATGGAAAAATCGTTGTCTGCGATTCACCAGAGATGATTACAGCTGCCGGAAATAAAGAGACAAGGATTAGGCTCCGTACTGCTAAAGGGTCTCTCCTCCCCGGGCACGACATCGGTAAAGCTGTGTTTATTAGTGAAAAAGATGGATATCTTGAATGGAAAAGCCAAGATATTGCAGAATCAGTGATCGAAATAGTAAAAAAAGTGTTAGACTCTGGCGATACTGTGGAAGATCTCAGAGTCGAGCGGCCAACGCTCGAAGAAATGTTTATAGCACTTTCGGAAGGAGTTCAGTAGAAATGAAAGCATTTTTTAAGTATCTTTCTATACAGTTCAAAATGGACCTGCGTGATAAGGGAACGCTTTTGAATTTTTATCTGGTTCCCATATTATTCTTCTTTGTCGTTGGGCCGGTATTCTCTTCTGCCAACCCTTACATTAAGCCCACATTGGCAGCCTCTATGTCTATTCTTGCAATAACAATGGGGGCCATAATGGGAATGCCTATCCCATTAGTCAAAATGCGTGAATCCGGAACCTTGCGTGCATTCAGAGTTAGCGGTATACCCAGCTGGGCGGTAATATTTGTCCAGGGTTTAAGTTCGTTTATACATCTGTTTATTGTATCTATTATAATTTACGTTTGTTCGCCAATCGCTTTTCATTCGGATTTGCCAAAAGATCCAGCCCTTTTTTTTGCAGTCATTGCGGTGCTTTTAATTGCAAGTATTGCAATAGGGCTTCTTATTGGAGTAACAGCTAAGAGCCAGTCGTTTGCAAGTATGCTGTCAATGATAATATTTTTTCCATCAATAATAGTAAGCGGCATTATGTTTCCTGTGAGCATGTTGCCAAATGCATTGCTGTGGATCGGTCGTATTTTCCCCGCGACATATGCGGCAGAAGCGCTGTATGGCTTAGCTTATAAGATAAATACAAATATCAATGCCTGGCTGGCATTAGGAATTATTGCTGTTATTGGGGTCTTAGTATTCGCTATTGCGATCTCATTATTTGATAAAAAAATTGAAAGTGAATTACTTTAAAGATAAATAAGACAACGCCCAAAGCAGTAAATAAATGCTTTGGGCGTTGTCTATATAAATTATTTTACTAATTGTGCCTGATCTTCTCGATAGAGTATCTGTGTAAAGTAGTGCAAATAATGTTTCCCGTCAGCCATACCTATTCCTGTACTTGTATAATCCCCAAGCATATTAGCTCGGTTTTTATCGGAATTGATCCACTCAAAGCATGCCTCATAGCCGTTGTTTAACCCACCAGCGATGTTTTCTGAAGCACTGGAAACAGTAATACCGACTTCAGATAATCTATCCTCAAGCGTCTTCCCTTCCGGTGTTGTATGGTCAAAATAATCTTTTTCGCCCATGTCTTTGCTATGCACAAAAGCGACCTCAGAAACGGTATCGCTATAAGCTAAAGGTTCCTTTCCGTTCATAACCCTAAAAGCATTTGTGCAGTCGAAAATCTCCATCTCACAGCAGCGGAAGCGAACCGAATCATCAACAGTATCCTTTTTGCTGCTTATTGTAGTATAAATACCTATAACTTTATCGCTGTCTATTTTATCCTCGAGTAAAGTAATAATGCAATTTGAGGCATAGGGCTTTATTGATTCATCGGCAGAAGATTTAAGAGTTCCTGACGGGAATCCAGCAAATGTAAACGTCGGGGCATTTGACAAAATGGCAGAAACACGATTATTTTCAATGCCGATCATTACAAAATTATTATAATCTTTGTCATAAACATACCAGTCGTAATTGTAGGCGGTTTCATCGATTCTGTCTGGTGCACCGAAATGATTGATTACATAGTTCTTAGTATAACCGATTCGCAAACATGTACCGCCTACTGTAAAATCAGGCATTTTAATTTCATCAAATACACGCATCATAAATACAACAGCTTGTTCTCTTGTGGTGGTGTCATTAGGCGATATAGTTTTAGTGCTTGTTCCTGCCATTATGCCGGCTTTAAGCATGTACTCAACTGCGTCTTTTGCCCAGCTTGCAACATTTTTAAGATCCGTATAGCTGTCCAAGCTTCGAAATGCCGATAAATTTAATTTAAATCCAAGAATATTAACTGTACGATAAAGCATGACGCAAATTTCCTGTCTTGTTATGTTTTCGTCCGGCGCAAACTTATCGTCGGCAACTCCATGCACAAAACCAAGACTGTAAGCTTTGATTACGTCAGCATTATCAGTATCAGTAAAGGGGTTTGAAACGGTTGAAATATTGTCATCGCCGTTTGTTGCAGCGTACAGTTTCATGACGAGTTCGCAAAATTCTAAACGTGTGATTGACTGCTGATAATTATCTTTAATTGAATCCGTAATGATGCCGTTTTCTATTGCACGGGAAATTGTGTCGGATGACCAATCACTGGGGGTTCCCTCCGCCTCCACGGAAAAAAGAAATAAAATAGCAAGAAGCACAGCGGAAATGCGTGAGATAAACGATTTTTTCATCTTCATCATGGCAACTCCTTTTGCGCTGTTGCGCATATTTTATACCATTTTGTTCATTACGAGCCCTGTTATCAGTTTGGGATAAAAATAAGTGCTCTTCTGAGGCATTTTTTCTCCCGCCGCAGCAACATCTTTTATTTCAGATACTTTTGTAGGATTTAAAATAAATGCAGCCTGATATGTTCCTTCTTTTACACCAGCAATTGCCTCCTCAATGCTGCGTGTATATGTTAAATTTATTTGTTTAGCCATATTTTCTTTATCTATATGAAGAGTTCTTTCGAGGACGAGTGAATGTAATATAGTTACATCAAGTCCATTATATGCGTCACTTTTGTCAGTATTCATTAATGTTATGGCATTAGAGTCTTTTAGTTTAAGCTTATAATAATAATTGTTGCCAGTATACATCGCAAAACATTTATCCTGGTTATTTATCATTAGTTCAGATTGGATTTCATTTAAATTAGTTTTTGTTTCAATGTCAAAGAATAATTTACATTCTTTAATCAGATTTTCTTCGCTGAAATTTTGGACATCACGAATAAGACGATGTGTCGGGAAAACAACAAGACCATCGTTCTCTATATCAACTAAATCCATCATAATATAATTTCCGCCAAGCTCGGTATCATTGATTTTGCCTTCGGATCTGAGTTTATTGCGGAAATTTAAAGCTGTTTCATAACGGTGGTGACCGTCTGCTATAAATAATTGCCTGTCTTTGAAATCATCGATTATAGCATTGATAACATTTGTATCTGTTATACACCAAAGTCTGTGGATAACATTATCATCGTCAGAAAATTCTATATCAGGATCGTATTGAGATGCACTTTCAATCTTACTACGGGTATTTTTGTCACCATCCATATACAATGAGTATACCTGACTAAAATTACAGAAAGTTTCACACATTAAATTGAAACGATCAGCTTTCGCTTTAGAAAGAGTTTCTTCATGAGGAAGAACTATATTTTTTGAAAATTCTTCTAGACGGACTAAAGTAATAAGTCCCTTTACTTTTTTTCTTATACCGTAAGCCGTGAATTCTTCTTCGTAAATATAAAGACTATCATGCTCGTCCTGCTTTAAAATGCCTTCATTTATCATTTCACTTAATTTTTTTCCTGCATTTTTATAACGATTTTCTCCGCCGTCAGGCAATTCCAAAGAAATGATATTGTTGGGATTAGATGCTTCATAAGATTTTCTCTGTAATGGTGAAATAATATCATATGGTGGGCAGACAAGTGTGTTTATTTCACCTGCTTTTTTTGTAAAGCGAAGGCCTTTAAATGCCGAAATAACTGCCATAAATCGTCCTCATTTCCATAATTTTAAGTGATTAACTGTGTTGTAAAACAAATAATAATAGTGTTCGGTTCCATAATTGAAATTTGATAGGAGGAAACAAAATAATGAAAGGTATAATTCCCGCAATGGTTGCAGGAGTAGCAATCGGAGCAGTTGTAAGCTCAGTATATCCAATGCCTATTTCCCATCGCACGGCTCGTCAAATCAGACGTTATGTAAGAAGAAACGCAAAAAATATGATGGGGTATATTGGTTAATATTCTTGCCAATTTGCTGACTTGATAATTTATGAAGCCAAAACAGCAACAGGCATCTCAGCTTAAAAGCAGAGAGCGCCTGTTGCTGTTTTTTCAGGCTTCTCTTATTATTTTATAGGGGTTAACTCTTTACCATCATTAGAATAGATTCCGACAAAAGGCAATTCTGCATATGAAAAATCGAGTCCTATACTTGAGGCGAAAGTTTTACTTTTAGTTGCCTGAACCGGAACTGCAAATGAAATTACTCTATTTTGTGTAAGTGTTTTTAAAAAGTTTTCAATACATTGAGATTTTGTTACGCCATTTGTATCTCCGTAATATATTGAAGAAGTTTTTCCGTTTGTGGGAAAATTACATTCCATTAGCATTACTTCATCTGCACCGGCTGCAAATGCGCTATCTGTAACTGAAGTTATATAGTCGCATGCAGATTCAGAGTATGGATTCAGCCATTTTTTATTGTTTGAGTCAAGCCAAAGCATGTTTTTCGAATACATAATGCCAGATTTTTTATCCACCGTAACTTCGTGATTATCCCTAAAAGCATAAACTTCTGCAATTACGTATAGATTGTTGTCCTTTAATTCTTTAATATATTCGTTTAAATCAGAATTAGAATCTATTACGTTGCCTAATTGATTTTTATATTCTATAATTACTGAATTTATTTCCCC is from Bacillota bacterium and encodes:
- a CDS encoding MerR family transcriptional regulator, whose translation is MEEDEEVFSIGELAQTVGISVRTLQYYDRINLLSSKYTEGGRRIYTRKDIFNLQQILFFKSLGFSLNEIKENVLKQDSLVDLINVFTSQRNILSKQIENLGKIAETLDIVIAEAKTGKEITVEKLMTILILMKEGNPYSFIIRYFNEEQMAGISKRFDSQDKYYAFMQNAKEVFTKLEILNSLDADPAGAEGQKLAKQWWDMVNEFAAGNSDMLSTLIMSGKDIDNWPIEAKKLKEPIKNFLTKAFSIYLENNNIHISDIGVKNHE
- a CDS encoding ABC transporter ATP-binding protein, with the protein product MNDIAVSIKGLVKRYGDFTAVNGIDLEVKRGEVFGLLGANGAGKTTTFECLEGLRKVNKGKISIAGCDPQQDEYKLHKKLGVQLQSSSLPGCIKVKEAIELVCSWQGATKNSSIIDKFGIRDLLNKQYHQLSIGQKRRVHLALALLNNPEVLVLDEPTAGLDVQSRAQLHDEIRTIKSEGITVLLATHDMAEAESLCDRIAILVHGKIVVCDSPEMITAAGNKETRIRLRTAKGSLLPGHDIGKAVFISEKDGYLEWKSQDIAESVIEIVKKVLDSGDTVEDLRVERPTLEEMFIALSEGVQ
- a CDS encoding ABC transporter permease, whose translation is MKAFFKYLSIQFKMDLRDKGTLLNFYLVPILFFFVVGPVFSSANPYIKPTLAASMSILAITMGAIMGMPIPLVKMRESGTLRAFRVSGIPSWAVIFVQGLSSFIHLFIVSIIIYVCSPIAFHSDLPKDPALFFAVIAVLLIASIAIGLLIGVTAKSQSFASMLSMIIFFPSIIVSGIMFPVSMLPNALLWIGRIFPATYAAEALYGLAYKINTNINAWLALGIIAVIGVLVFAIAISLFDKKIESELL
- a CDS encoding S-layer homology domain-containing protein codes for the protein MKMKKSFISRISAVLLAILFLFSVEAEGTPSDWSSDTISRAIENGIITDSIKDNYQQSITRLEFCELVMKLYAATNGDDNISTVSNPFTDTDNADVIKAYSLGFVHGVADDKFAPDENITRQEICVMLYRTVNILGFKLNLSAFRSLDSYTDLKNVASWAKDAVEYMLKAGIMAGTSTKTISPNDTTTREQAVVFMMRVFDEIKMPDFTVGGTCLRIGYTKNYVINHFGAPDRIDETAYNYDWYVYDKDYNNFVMIGIENNRVSAILSNAPTFTFAGFPSGTLKSSADESIKPYASNCIITLLEDKIDSDKVIGIYTTISSKKDTVDDSVRFRCCEMEIFDCTNAFRVMNGKEPLAYSDTVSEVAFVHSKDMGEKDYFDHTTPEGKTLEDRLSEVGITVSSASENIAGGLNNGYEACFEWINSDKNRANMLGDYTSTGIGMADGKHYLHYFTQILYREDQAQLVK
- a CDS encoding DUF1015 domain-containing protein, which produces MAVISAFKGLRFTKKAGEINTLVCPPYDIISPLQRKSYEASNPNNIISLELPDGGENRYKNAGKKLSEMINEGILKQDEHDSLYIYEEEFTAYGIRKKVKGLITLVRLEEFSKNIVLPHEETLSKAKADRFNLMCETFCNFSQVYSLYMDGDKNTRSKIESASQYDPDIEFSDDDNVIHRLWCITDTNVINAIIDDFKDRQLFIADGHHRYETALNFRNKLRSEGKINDTELGGNYIMMDLVDIENDGLVVFPTHRLIRDVQNFSEENLIKECKLFFDIETKTNLNEIQSELMINNQDKCFAMYTGNNYYYKLKLKDSNAITLMNTDKSDAYNGLDVTILHSLVLERTLHIDKENMAKQINLTYTRSIEEAIAGVKEGTYQAAFILNPTKVSEIKDVAAAGEKMPQKSTYFYPKLITGLVMNKMV
- a CDS encoding putative glycoside hydrolase, whose product is MNDRLHRYTGKSNWKKWVIIFILIFILLCATGLYVIGIFDINQKNSKPTQPVTTSENSSTTQNSDQTVQQQPSDTQAGNSSVATEDQTKTSKRPVDLKYQLVTQSEITQGADALIQKAKNGEINSVIIEYKNQLGNVIDSNSDLNEYIKELKDNNLYVIAEVYAFRDNHEVTVDKKSGIMYSKNMLWLDSNNKKWLNPYSESACDYITSVTDSAFAAGADEVMLMECNFPTNGKTSSIYYGDTNGVTKSQCIENFLKTLTQNRVISFAVPVQATKSKTFASSIGLDFSYAELPFVGIYSNDGKELTPIK